The Chryseobacterium sp. 52 genome includes a region encoding these proteins:
- a CDS encoding helix-turn-helix domain-containing protein — translation MEPVTKDDLRQLSMQLLHDIEKIIDKKISTDSTEEIQEWLRSKSIRRILDISPATLQNIRISGKIRYRKVMGSYYYSRTDLLKLFGNESR, via the coding sequence ATGGAACCAGTTACAAAGGACGATCTACGTCAGTTAAGCATGCAGTTACTGCACGATATTGAAAAAATAATCGACAAAAAAATAAGTACAGATTCTACAGAAGAAATACAGGAATGGCTTAGAAGCAAGTCCATTCGCCGCATTCTGGATATCTCGCCTGCAACACTCCAGAATATTCGCATCAGTGGGAAAATCCGTTACCGCAAAGTGATGGGATCATATTATTACAGCAGAACCGATCTGCTAAAACTATTTGGAAATGAAAGCAGATAG
- a CDS encoding DNA cytosine methyltransferase — MIKVLNLYAGIGGNRRLWRNVRVTAVESNALIAEIYQRHFPRDRVITGDAHQYLTDHFREFDFIWTSPPCQSHSSFRQNICVRFRNTPAVYPDMRLYQEILFLRYNARCRWVVENVKPYYQPLIEGRQIGRHLLWSNFEIPDTFFGGPKIREAQIPQLQQQTGFDLSKDKLSNKRQILRNCVDPKLGLHVLKAALKSPRG, encoded by the coding sequence ATGATAAAAGTACTAAACCTCTATGCAGGAATTGGGGGCAACCGACGATTATGGCGAAATGTCAGGGTTACCGCTGTAGAAAGCAATGCATTGATTGCAGAGATCTATCAGAGACACTTTCCTCGCGACAGGGTAATCACAGGGGATGCACACCAATATTTGACAGACCATTTTAGGGAGTTTGATTTTATATGGACCTCACCCCCTTGCCAGAGCCATTCTTCATTCAGGCAGAATATCTGTGTGCGTTTCAGGAATACCCCTGCTGTATATCCGGATATGAGGCTTTATCAGGAGATTCTTTTTCTGAGGTACAATGCCAGATGCCGATGGGTGGTAGAAAACGTTAAGCCTTATTATCAGCCGTTGATCGAAGGCAGGCAGATTGGCCGTCATTTGTTATGGTCCAATTTTGAGATTCCCGATACCTTTTTCGGTGGCCCAAAGATCAGGGAGGCTCAAATTCCACAGTTGCAACAACAGACCGGATTTGATCTCTCAAAGGACAAGCTATCCAACAAAAGGCAAATTTTAAGGAACTGCGTTGATCCCAAGCTTGGTCTGCATGTATTGAAGGCTGCACTCAAATCTCCCAGGGGATAA
- a CDS encoding histone H1: MKLLLEKIEAEIANFKADAALQAEKGNKAAGTRARKSALELGKLFKEFRKVSVEEAKK; this comes from the coding sequence ATGAAATTATTATTAGAAAAAATCGAGGCTGAAATAGCCAACTTTAAAGCTGATGCCGCACTTCAGGCTGAAAAAGGAAACAAGGCTGCCGGAACAAGAGCTCGTAAATCAGCTTTGGAACTAGGCAAACTTTTCAAAGAATTTAGAAAGGTTTCCGTAGAAGAGGCCAAGAAGTAA
- a CDS encoding site-specific integrase has protein sequence MLENSYGLTFFLKSPKKKSDMIRYIYVRVTVDGIPKETSTKRKWDARRWDQSFERATGSKEDARGINFFLDSLVTNISNYKTGLINEGKTITSLRIIDFVKGNNSSKSKLLEEFQEHNDEMFALVPQEYAKGTHTRFVTARSHVEEFILFKYQKDDLEFRELNYEFIKDYELYLKTIRKCANNTTLKYISNLKKIVLRAIAKEIIPKNPFTLFKGKQTKIKKKPLTKVELHSLENKEFSTDRLSTIRDVFVFQCYTGLAYIDAYQLKKIDIKEGSDGKLWIMSNRQKSKSSTDIPLLPKALEIMEKYKDHPVCISRGSVLPVKSNQKMNEYLKEIASLCHINNELNTHKARRTFASTITLNNGVPIHVVKEMLGHHSVRQTEDYAITEQETVSREMLELKDRLSLPLKKKDQGDYPDLLQQLEDELADLKQCHTAKEKSGFEEKFAQFENKLKRFKEGATSGLI, from the coding sequence ATGCTGGAAAACAGTTATGGGCTAACCTTCTTTTTGAAGAGCCCGAAAAAGAAATCTGATATGATCAGATACATTTATGTAAGAGTTACCGTTGATGGGATCCCAAAAGAAACTTCAACTAAAAGAAAATGGGATGCGCGCAGATGGGATCAGAGTTTTGAAAGAGCAACGGGCAGTAAAGAAGATGCCCGGGGGATTAATTTTTTCCTTGATTCATTAGTCACCAATATCAGTAACTATAAAACTGGACTGATCAATGAAGGGAAAACAATCACGTCACTTCGGATTATTGATTTTGTTAAAGGAAATAATTCCTCAAAATCCAAACTCCTGGAGGAATTTCAGGAGCATAATGATGAAATGTTTGCCTTGGTTCCTCAAGAATACGCAAAAGGCACCCATACCCGTTTTGTAACTGCAAGATCGCATGTGGAGGAATTTATTCTTTTCAAGTATCAAAAAGACGATCTTGAATTTCGGGAACTCAATTATGAATTTATCAAAGATTATGAACTGTATTTAAAGACGATACGAAAATGTGCTAATAATACAACATTGAAGTATATCAGCAACTTAAAAAAGATCGTTCTTCGAGCCATTGCCAAAGAAATCATCCCCAAAAACCCTTTTACACTGTTCAAAGGAAAACAGACGAAAATCAAAAAGAAACCACTAACCAAAGTAGAGCTGCACAGTCTTGAAAACAAAGAATTTTCGACAGACAGGCTTTCTACGATACGTGATGTATTTGTTTTCCAATGCTACACCGGTCTTGCCTATATAGATGCTTATCAGTTAAAAAAAATTGATATCAAGGAAGGGAGTGACGGGAAGTTGTGGATTATGAGCAACAGACAAAAATCAAAATCCAGTACTGATATTCCTCTTTTGCCAAAGGCTTTGGAAATTATGGAAAAGTATAAAGATCATCCTGTATGCATTTCCAGAGGGTCGGTATTGCCCGTAAAGTCTAATCAGAAGATGAATGAATATCTCAAAGAAATTGCCTCGCTCTGTCATATCAACAATGAACTGAATACCCACAAAGCGAGGCGTACTTTTGCCAGTACCATTACCCTTAATAACGGGGTGCCGATTCATGTTGTCAAGGAAATGCTCGGACACCATTCGGTCAGACAGACTGAAGATTATGCGATTACCGAGCAGGAGACCGTCAGCAGGGAAATGCTTGAACTTAAAGACAGGCTTTCCTTACCCTTAAAGAAGAAAGATCAAGGGGATTATCCTGACTTGTTACAACAGCTTGAAGATGAGCTGGCAGACTTAAAGCAATGTCACACAGCAAAAGAAAAAAGCGGATTTGAGGAAAAATTTGCTCAGTTTGAAAATAAGCTAAAAAGGTTTAAGGAGGGTGCGACCTCCGGTTTAATATGA
- a CDS encoding DUF3945 domain-containing protein, with product MSETLTPTKESPDQLSDILLVLNKKKMKIEAVTGIGGNGGLETVTPDKKNENQFMKVDKHGDLFSNFFSNFLSQLKNPTHFSFFKVPFSLAAHAADELQSAIDRPSEEGKEVLSKYQVNAEIQQENKPQNQQSMETTPSTPETGEYRYKAEDIDWATMSNLGLSQEKLEKMKILDPLLKGYKTNELVPVSLNLGTAITRMDARLSLQQNDDGKVVVAIHGIRKEPNLNYKFFGHEFSKEDKENLLKTGNMGRIVDLENHKTGDKIPSIVSVDRLTNELIALRADKIKIPDEIKGVKLTEEQYQTLSEGKALYLEGMISKKGDPFNASVQFNADKRYVEFLFENGINNKLHQNQNQNQSQEASRVFRGKELNDDQYQKFKEGQTVYVDGLLDGKGKEYKGYITLNKETGKTDFAFKNPNSLKEGAKPAEEHKTQTAVNSEGKTNEATKNISEPLKSGQKDPDSLNQKQEQKPAKAKQPRNRIG from the coding sequence ATGAGTGAAACACTGACCCCAACCAAGGAAAGTCCGGACCAGCTGTCTGACATTCTGCTGGTACTCAATAAGAAAAAAATGAAGATTGAGGCCGTTACAGGCATTGGAGGCAATGGTGGACTGGAAACTGTTACCCCTGACAAGAAAAACGAGAACCAGTTTATGAAAGTTGATAAACATGGCGATTTGTTTTCCAACTTCTTTTCCAATTTTCTAAGCCAGCTTAAAAATCCAACCCACTTTTCTTTTTTCAAAGTCCCTTTTTCATTGGCTGCTCATGCAGCTGATGAGCTCCAGTCTGCCATTGACAGGCCTTCAGAGGAAGGGAAAGAGGTTCTGTCCAAATACCAAGTAAATGCTGAGATACAGCAAGAAAATAAACCACAAAATCAACAGAGTATGGAAACCACACCAAGTACACCGGAAACAGGCGAATACCGCTACAAAGCAGAAGATATTGACTGGGCAACCATGTCCAATTTAGGACTGAGCCAGGAAAAACTCGAGAAAATGAAAATCCTTGACCCATTGTTAAAAGGATACAAGACGAATGAACTGGTACCGGTAAGCCTCAACCTGGGCACTGCCATTACCCGTATGGATGCAAGATTGTCGCTACAGCAAAACGATGATGGAAAAGTTGTCGTTGCCATTCACGGTATTCGTAAAGAGCCCAATCTGAACTATAAATTCTTTGGCCACGAGTTTTCCAAAGAAGACAAGGAAAATTTGCTTAAAACCGGAAATATGGGCCGTATTGTCGATCTCGAGAATCATAAGACGGGGGATAAAATCCCTTCAATCGTCAGTGTCGACAGGCTGACCAATGAACTCATCGCGCTTAGGGCAGATAAAATAAAAATTCCTGATGAAATCAAAGGCGTTAAACTCACTGAGGAGCAATATCAAACCCTAAGTGAAGGCAAGGCTCTTTATCTGGAAGGCATGATTTCGAAAAAAGGGGATCCTTTTAATGCCAGTGTTCAGTTTAATGCCGATAAACGGTATGTAGAGTTCTTATTTGAGAATGGCATCAACAACAAGCTGCATCAGAACCAGAACCAGAACCAGAGCCAGGAGGCCTCAAGGGTTTTCAGAGGGAAAGAGCTCAATGATGACCAATATCAAAAATTCAAAGAAGGACAGACTGTTTATGTAGACGGGCTTTTAGATGGCAAGGGCAAAGAATACAAAGGCTATATTACGTTGAATAAAGAGACCGGTAAAACAGACTTTGCATTTAAAAATCCCAATAGCCTTAAAGAAGGAGCCAAGCCTGCTGAAGAGCATAAAACACAGACTGCCGTCAACTCGGAGGGAAAAACCAATGAGGCTACAAAAAACATCAGTGAGCCTTTGAAATCGGGACAAAAAGATCCGGATAGTCTGAACCAGAAACAGGAGCAAAAGCCTGCTAAAGCGAAACAACCTAGAAACCGAATAGGATGA
- a CDS encoding RteC domain-containing protein codes for MKNFCKNVQLKIREEEHRISLDSPNAIDESRSMAMLLNDLLGQLKEQVMLKGFENEHEEIDFFKKIKPNVMGKLLFYNKVFRIETSRPVSMGSMYQAFYSNELVKLEQKYNDHISGSEFYRYYRSGSNKQDAEFFLRGKIDLNKGLKSHAFESDPHFSTYYDYKVSRIIENDLLYEYLLSRIDHGLVNIGTINLESGYDTIRWTESKNALIELIYGLYASECITNGRVGIRKISSVFQALFNIQLGDVHHAFHRMKDRPGNRSIFLERMKQSLEQYMDKDLYT; via the coding sequence ATGAAAAATTTCTGTAAAAATGTTCAGCTCAAAATTAGAGAAGAAGAGCATAGAATCAGTTTAGATTCTCCCAACGCGATTGATGAATCGCGCAGTATGGCAATGTTATTAAATGATCTTTTAGGTCAGTTAAAAGAGCAGGTTATGCTCAAGGGCTTTGAAAATGAACACGAAGAGATCGATTTCTTCAAAAAAATAAAACCCAATGTAATGGGAAAGCTGCTGTTTTATAACAAAGTTTTCCGGATTGAGACCTCTCGTCCGGTGAGTATGGGAAGTATGTACCAGGCTTTTTATTCCAATGAACTGGTAAAACTGGAGCAAAAATACAATGACCATATCAGTGGTTCGGAGTTTTACCGATACTATCGGTCAGGAAGTAATAAGCAGGATGCTGAATTTTTTCTGCGTGGAAAAATCGATTTGAATAAAGGGCTAAAGAGCCACGCTTTTGAGTCCGATCCTCATTTTTCAACCTACTATGACTATAAAGTTTCCCGAATTATTGAAAATGACCTTCTGTATGAATATCTTCTTTCCCGGATAGATCACGGGCTGGTCAATATCGGGACGATCAATCTGGAGTCCGGGTATGACACCATCCGTTGGACAGAATCAAAAAATGCATTGATCGAACTCATTTATGGACTTTACGCCAGTGAATGCATCACCAATGGAAGGGTCGGCATCAGAAAAATAAGTTCTGTTTTTCAGGCCCTTTTCAACATTCAGCTGGGTGATGTCCATCATGCTTTTCACAGAATGAAAGACCGCCCGGGAAACCGGAGTATTTTTCTGGAGCGTATGAAGCAGTCCCTGGAGCAGTATATGGACAAAGATCTTTATACATAA
- a CDS encoding DUF1896 domain-containing protein — protein MTSYQKKDLSYYSLRLQEHLSISFPELSGDAAFISRRSSLASGAYEGAFRAGNRIEQCDEIANYILFEGLHFSRFDAVFRIVSYEFDTLMADEELHPFALKMMEVCEPVFSAYKITDDFADTSDFELLYTELTGTIQLWIEEHGLQ, from the coding sequence ATGACTTCATATCAAAAAAAAGACCTGTCATACTATAGTTTAAGATTGCAGGAGCATCTTAGTATCAGCTTTCCCGAACTCTCAGGGGATGCAGCCTTTATCTCCCGCCGTTCCTCTCTGGCTTCAGGAGCCTATGAGGGTGCTTTTCGGGCGGGTAACCGCATAGAACAATGCGATGAAATTGCTAACTATATCCTGTTTGAAGGGCTCCATTTTTCAAGATTTGATGCCGTTTTCCGTATTGTAAGCTATGAGTTTGATACACTAATGGCGGACGAAGAACTTCACCCATTTGCCCTAAAAATGATGGAGGTCTGCGAACCTGTATTTTCCGCTTACAAGATCACCGATGACTTTGCCGATACCTCTGATTTTGAACTGCTTTATACGGAGCTGACCGGAACTATCCAACTCTGGATCGAAGAGCATGGGCTTCAATAA
- a CDS encoding helix-turn-helix domain-containing protein yields the protein MEIDKMEFTFWMKRIMERFDVLSDQLDSGIRQKKSIDGDELLDNQDVLQMLKISSRSLQRYRTSGRLPYCTISGKLYYKSSDVHHFIRSSFSNSFEKFRTPRDK from the coding sequence ATGGAAATTGATAAAATGGAATTTACCTTTTGGATGAAAAGGATTATGGAACGCTTTGACGTTCTGAGCGATCAGCTGGATTCGGGCATCAGGCAGAAAAAATCAATAGATGGGGACGAGCTCCTGGACAATCAGGACGTTTTGCAGATGCTAAAAATAAGCTCCCGCTCCCTGCAACGGTACCGTACATCGGGAAGGCTTCCCTATTGTACGATCAGTGGCAAACTCTATTACAAATCTTCTGATGTGCACCACTTTATCCGGAGCAGCTTTTCCAATTCTTTTGAAAAATTCAGGACACCCAGAGACAAATAA
- a CDS encoding glyceraldehyde-3-phosphate dehydrogenase: MHNKIIKIKHVTGTYTIDIPEGRLNEMQSQLDKCLNDEQGAIVVKGENGDQFVYPSNFLKNSFISIVDREDAK; encoded by the coding sequence ATGCACAACAAAATCATAAAAATAAAACACGTCACAGGAACCTACACTATTGATATTCCAGAGGGAAGACTGAACGAAATGCAAAGCCAGCTGGACAAATGCCTGAACGATGAGCAAGGGGCCATTGTGGTGAAAGGAGAAAATGGAGATCAGTTTGTGTATCCGTCGAATTTTCTAAAAAACAGTTTCATTTCCATAGTAGACAGGGAAGATGCTAAGTAA
- a CDS encoding type IA DNA topoisomerase, whose amino-acid sequence MKVVLAEKPSVAREIAVLLGASEKKEGYLIGNSYAVTWAFGHLITLAMPEDYGISGFSREALPILPNPFQLTIRKVKKEKSYVNDPGASKQLKVIDGLLKKCDEIIVATDAGREGELIFRYIYEYLKCRKPFQRLWISSLTEKAIKQGFNQLKPGSDFEGLYHAAQGRSRADWLVGINASQALSISAGSGIYSLGRVQTPTLALICKRYLDHKAFKVEKYWQIQLEHRKDFVDFKSTSQNKWNDSKSAEDLLKSILRNATVHIVSVETKSVSENPPLLFDLTGLQKQCNKKLNLSAEETLNIAQSLYEKKFITYPRTGSSYIPEDVWPEIPQLIRAMQDRETLAQAVSKIKWGQLGRRIVNNLKVTDHHGLLITEKIPSALSGKESAVYDMIALRLLEAVSPLCHKEITTVITEVNSYEFLSKGILIKEAGWRSIQGSFSDEDEEPMQQLPALKKGEDIKIKNAGVLEKQTKPPALYTEAGLLSAMETCGKEIENAQERKALQNIGIGTPATRAAIIETLFKREYINREKKSLVPSEKGLKVYELVKDKKIADVAMTGEWELALQNIENGIADAEAFHSEMEDYASTITRELLSSSVEISNLPVLLCPKCKNIHLQIWDKVVKCPDENCNWLQFRNICGVHLSIKDIENLLLKRRTDLIKGMTSKSGKKFDAFIILNDKAETSFEFAPMTPGRPSNNKRGKK is encoded by the coding sequence ATGAAAGTAGTTTTAGCAGAAAAACCAAGCGTAGCCCGTGAAATTGCAGTACTGCTGGGGGCTAGCGAGAAGAAAGAAGGGTATTTGATCGGAAATTCGTATGCTGTTACCTGGGCTTTTGGCCATTTGATCACATTGGCCATGCCGGAAGACTATGGAATAAGCGGATTTAGCAGGGAAGCCCTGCCTATTCTGCCCAATCCGTTTCAACTGACGATCAGAAAGGTTAAAAAAGAGAAATCCTATGTCAATGATCCGGGGGCATCAAAGCAGCTGAAAGTCATCGATGGCCTGTTAAAAAAATGCGATGAGATTATTGTGGCTACAGATGCGGGGCGTGAGGGTGAACTCATCTTCAGATATATTTATGAGTATCTCAAATGCAGAAAGCCGTTTCAACGTTTATGGATCAGTTCATTAACAGAAAAGGCCATTAAGCAAGGCTTTAATCAGTTAAAACCAGGAAGTGATTTTGAAGGATTATACCATGCTGCGCAGGGGAGAAGCCGTGCCGACTGGCTGGTCGGGATTAATGCCTCACAAGCCTTAAGTATTTCTGCCGGTTCAGGAATCTATTCACTGGGCCGGGTACAGACCCCAACTCTCGCTCTGATCTGCAAAAGATATTTGGATCATAAAGCATTCAAAGTCGAGAAATATTGGCAGATCCAATTAGAACACCGAAAGGATTTTGTTGATTTCAAAAGCACTTCCCAAAACAAATGGAATGACAGCAAATCGGCTGAAGACCTCTTAAAATCCATACTCAGAAATGCAACAGTTCATATAGTGAGCGTGGAAACCAAAAGTGTTAGCGAGAATCCGCCATTGCTGTTTGATTTAACAGGCCTTCAAAAGCAGTGCAACAAAAAATTGAATCTCTCGGCGGAAGAAACCCTGAATATTGCCCAAAGCCTTTACGAAAAGAAATTCATTACCTATCCACGCACAGGCAGCAGTTATATTCCTGAGGATGTATGGCCGGAAATTCCCCAGCTCATCAGGGCCATGCAGGATCGGGAAACCCTTGCTCAGGCTGTTTCAAAAATTAAATGGGGACAATTGGGTCGGCGTATCGTTAACAATCTTAAAGTAACGGATCATCATGGACTGTTGATTACCGAAAAAATACCCTCCGCATTGAGCGGAAAAGAATCTGCCGTTTATGATATGATTGCTCTACGTCTGCTGGAAGCAGTTTCACCGTTATGTCATAAGGAAATTACCACGGTGATCACTGAAGTGAACAGCTATGAATTTCTGTCAAAGGGAATTCTCATCAAAGAAGCTGGCTGGCGCAGTATTCAGGGAAGTTTTAGCGATGAGGACGAAGAGCCCATGCAGCAGTTACCTGCTCTAAAAAAAGGCGAGGACATAAAAATAAAAAATGCCGGTGTATTGGAAAAACAGACCAAGCCCCCTGCCTTATATACGGAGGCTGGATTATTGTCAGCCATGGAAACTTGCGGAAAGGAGATTGAGAATGCCCAGGAGCGTAAGGCGTTGCAAAATATAGGCATTGGTACTCCGGCAACCCGGGCTGCCATTATTGAAACATTGTTTAAACGCGAGTATATCAATCGTGAAAAAAAATCCTTGGTACCCTCTGAAAAAGGGCTTAAAGTCTATGAATTGGTGAAAGACAAAAAGATAGCCGATGTAGCGATGACCGGAGAATGGGAACTGGCTTTGCAGAACATCGAAAATGGGATTGCCGATGCTGAGGCCTTTCACAGTGAAATGGAAGATTATGCATCGACAATTACCCGGGAACTTTTATCCTCTTCTGTAGAAATCAGTAATCTTCCCGTACTTCTCTGCCCGAAATGTAAGAATATTCATTTACAGATATGGGATAAGGTGGTTAAATGCCCGGACGAGAACTGCAACTGGTTACAGTTTCGAAATATATGTGGGGTACACCTCTCCATAAAAGATATTGAAAATCTGCTTCTCAAAAGAAGAACAGATTTGATTAAGGGAATGACCAGTAAATCCGGAAAAAAATTCGATGCCTTTATTATTCTTAACGATAAAGCCGAAACCTCTTTTGAATTTGCGCCAATGACTCCGGGGAGACCGTCCAACAACAAAAGAGGGAAAAAATGA